One part of the Acetoanaerobium sticklandii genome encodes these proteins:
- a CDS encoding YegS/Rv2252/BmrU family lipid kinase, whose product MKRALFIYNPMSGNRLVPRELDRIIEKFQENDIFLDMYRIAEDNSKIIEAMHRKDIDMIIGAGGDGTIGNVANWMIKEGIKLPYGTLGTGTCNNFTHNIDIPEDMEKAIDIICQGHSYSVDVGIVNSKHSFLSSLAGGMFVEASFKTEPELKQKLGPFAYYLKALSELANLKSYPLEIDTGTDIYKENAYLVMILNGTHVGSFKRVFSESQIDISDGLMEMLVLREGNPIEIANMFLMMMRGEDYLKSDSVLLLKSDYFKISSTEKVNMSIDGEKGPMLPIEVEVRKKAIEVFVPYTKL is encoded by the coding sequence ATGAAAAGAGCTTTATTCATTTATAATCCAATGTCAGGAAATAGACTTGTTCCAAGAGAACTAGACAGAATAATTGAAAAATTTCAAGAAAACGACATTTTCTTAGATATGTATAGAATAGCTGAAGATAACAGTAAAATAATAGAAGCTATGCATAGAAAAGATATAGATATGATTATAGGTGCAGGTGGCGATGGAACTATAGGAAACGTAGCTAACTGGATGATTAAAGAAGGTATAAAGCTCCCATACGGAACTCTTGGAACTGGAACCTGCAATAATTTTACTCATAATATAGATATCCCTGAGGATATGGAAAAAGCAATTGATATAATCTGCCAAGGACATAGCTATAGTGTTGATGTAGGTATAGTAAATTCAAAACACAGCTTCTTGTCGAGCTTAGCAGGAGGGATGTTTGTTGAGGCTTCTTTTAAAACAGAGCCAGAGCTAAAACAAAAGCTAGGGCCCTTTGCATATTATTTGAAAGCCTTAAGTGAGCTTGCAAACTTAAAATCTTATCCACTAGAAATAGATACTGGCACTGATATCTACAAAGAGAATGCTTATTTAGTTATGATACTAAATGGGACCCATGTAGGAAGCTTTAAAAGAGTATTTTCTGAAAGTCAGATTGATATTTCCGATGGACTTATGGAGATGCTAGTGCTTAGAGAAGGAAATCCTATAGAAATAGCAAACATGTTCCTTATGATGATGAGAGGAGAAGACTATCTAAAAAGTGATAGTGTGCTTCTTCTAAAGTCAGATTATTTTAAAATTAGCTCGACTGAAAAAGTAAATATGAGTATAGATGGAGAAAAAGGACCTATGCTTCCTATTGAAGTAGAAGTTAGAAAAAAAGCAATTGAGGTTTTTGTACCTTACACAAAACTTTGA